A single genomic interval of Terriglobus albidus harbors:
- a CDS encoding aldose epimerase family protein, with amino-acid sequence MFKRWLTAVMMTGMALHAMGQVTKAAFGKMPDGQGVDIYTLKSPQVEAKVMTYGAKLISIKTADRTGKVADVMLGFDTLPEWLKDKTYNGAVVGRYGNRIALGQFKIDGQTYQVPTNDGPNALHGGPVGFDKKLWTAKQVPNGVELTLISPDGDMGFPGKLTAQVTYTLKGSALRIDYRMTTDKATVVNLTNHTYFNLTGGTEDILGHQIRINANHYTPTSKTLIPTGNMDVVEGTPMDFRTAHAIGERISANFEQLTVAGGYDHNWILNGPNGVMKLAAEVVEPKSGRTLTVTTTEPGVQFYSGNFLDGSLTGRGGVKYTKRMGLCLETQHYPDSPNKPGFPTTLLKPGEVRTSSTVFTFGVAH; translated from the coding sequence ATGTTCAAGCGGTGGTTGACGGCTGTGATGATGACTGGAATGGCTCTGCATGCCATGGGCCAGGTAACGAAGGCGGCTTTCGGCAAAATGCCGGACGGACAGGGAGTAGATATCTACACCCTCAAGAGCCCGCAGGTCGAAGCGAAGGTCATGACCTATGGAGCGAAGCTCATCAGCATCAAGACGGCTGATCGCACTGGCAAAGTCGCCGACGTGATGCTGGGCTTCGATACGCTTCCTGAGTGGTTGAAGGACAAGACCTACAACGGTGCTGTGGTCGGCCGTTACGGTAACCGCATCGCCCTCGGTCAATTCAAAATCGATGGCCAAACCTATCAGGTGCCCACGAACGATGGTCCGAACGCCCTGCATGGCGGCCCGGTTGGCTTCGACAAGAAGTTGTGGACAGCGAAACAGGTGCCGAATGGCGTGGAACTGACTCTTATCTCTCCTGACGGCGACATGGGCTTTCCCGGCAAGTTGACCGCGCAGGTTACCTATACGCTGAAGGGCAGCGCCCTTCGCATCGACTACCGTATGACGACCGATAAGGCCACCGTCGTCAATCTCACGAATCATACCTACTTCAATCTCACGGGTGGAACGGAAGATATCCTTGGACATCAGATCCGCATCAATGCTAACCACTACACGCCCACCTCAAAGACGTTGATCCCGACCGGAAATATGGATGTCGTCGAAGGCACACCGATGGACTTCCGTACCGCCCATGCGATCGGCGAGCGTATCAGCGCCAACTTCGAGCAGCTCACCGTTGCCGGTGGATATGACCATAACTGGATCCTGAATGGACCGAACGGCGTGATGAAGCTCGCGGCTGAAGTGGTTGAGCCGAAGAGCGGACGCACGCTGACGGTCACCACCACGGAGCCGGGTGTACAGTTCTACTCCGGTAACTTTCTGGATGGCTCGTTGACAGGACGCGGTGGTGTGAAGTACACCAAGCGCATGGGTCTCTGCCTTGAGACACAGCACTATCCCGATTCACCCAACAAGCCAGGTTTCCCGACCACTCTGCTGAAACCCGGCGAAGTACGCACCTCGTCGACGGTCTTCACCTTCGGCGTAGCCCACTAA
- the kdpC gene encoding potassium-transporting ATPase subunit KdpC — MKKHLITATLYTLVTAVLLGIVYPLAITAISQLVFRDKANGQLVTQKGELIGSKLIGQPFTGPTYFHSRPSAAGTGYDASASSGSNLAPTNKALVDRVTASVAAEKVSDVPVDLVTASGSGLDPDISPAAALAQVPRVAAERHLDEAKLRTFVEGHITDRQFGLLGEPRVNVLALNLALDGGI, encoded by the coding sequence ATGAAGAAACATCTCATTACCGCAACCCTCTATACCCTGGTTACAGCTGTGCTACTGGGGATTGTCTACCCGCTGGCAATCACCGCGATCTCACAGCTTGTCTTTCGGGATAAGGCGAATGGACAGCTTGTGACCCAGAAGGGTGAGCTGATCGGCTCAAAGCTGATCGGCCAACCCTTCACCGGGCCGACCTACTTTCATAGCCGGCCTTCGGCGGCCGGTACTGGCTATGACGCATCGGCCTCCAGCGGATCGAATCTCGCTCCGACGAACAAGGCATTAGTCGATCGCGTCACCGCGAGCGTTGCTGCTGAAAAGGTGAGCGACGTCCCGGTGGATCTAGTCACTGCCTCTGGGTCGGGTCTTGATCCGGACATCTCGCCCGCTGCGGCATTGGCCCAGGTACCGCGGGTAGCAGCCGAGCGCCATCTGGATGAAGCCAAACTGCGGACGTTCGTGGAAGGCCACATCACTGATCGTCAGTTTGGTTTGTTGGGAGAACCGCGCGTGAATGTACTGGCATTGAATCTGGCACTTGATGGTGGAATCTAG
- the kdpB gene encoding potassium-transporting ATPase subunit KdpB, with product MSHAKRRSMFDRKIVRRAAVDALLKLSPKVMMKNPVMFVVEIGSVLTTVLLILNLITKRGHFQFDLQITLWLWFTVLFANFAEAMAEGRGKAQADALRQAKSETTAFRVGKNGVEQVASSQLRAGDVVQVSAGQMIPGDGEVIEGIASVDESAITGESAPVIREAGGDRSAVTGGTRVLSDVITVRITSNPGETFLDRMIALVEGAERQKTPNEIALNILLAGLTIIFLLAVVTLQPFAIYSAAPQTVFVLVSLLVCLIPTTIGGLLSAIGIAGMDRLVQHNVLATSGRAVEAAGDVNTLLLDKTGTITIGNRQASEFVPASGVKAEVLADAAQLSSLADETPEGRSIVVLAKEKYNLRGRELGQMHAEFVPFSATTRMSGIEVEGRSIRKGAVDAIARYLQEHGSTMPAEVRAAVETIARSGGTPLVVAENGTALGVIHLKDVVKGGMRERFDQLRAMGIRTVMITGDNPLTAAAIAREAGVDDFLAEAKPKDKMDLIKREQAEGKLVAMTGDGTNDAPALAQADVGVAMNSGTQAAKEAGNMVDLDSNPTKLIEIVAIGKQLLMTRGALTTFSIANDVAKYFAIIPAMFAGFFPVLNALNIMHLHNAESAILSAIIFNALIIIALIPLALRGVSYRPMSAAALLQRNLLVYGLGGIIVPFVGIKVIDIVIVAMHLA from the coding sequence ATGTCGCACGCAAAACGCCGCTCCATGTTTGATCGCAAGATCGTTCGCCGCGCCGCGGTGGATGCACTGCTGAAGCTTTCCCCCAAGGTCATGATGAAGAATCCCGTCATGTTCGTGGTGGAGATCGGCAGCGTACTCACCACAGTCCTGCTCATTCTCAATCTCATTACCAAGCGTGGGCACTTCCAGTTCGATCTGCAGATCACGCTCTGGCTTTGGTTCACGGTCCTGTTTGCGAACTTCGCTGAAGCCATGGCCGAAGGCCGCGGCAAAGCGCAGGCCGATGCCCTGCGCCAGGCAAAGTCAGAGACGACTGCTTTCCGCGTTGGCAAAAACGGCGTCGAGCAAGTCGCCAGCTCGCAACTGCGAGCGGGTGATGTCGTACAGGTCAGCGCCGGGCAGATGATCCCAGGCGATGGCGAAGTCATTGAAGGCATCGCTTCGGTGGATGAATCGGCCATCACCGGTGAATCTGCTCCGGTGATCCGTGAAGCAGGCGGTGACCGTTCCGCCGTCACCGGTGGAACGCGTGTTCTCAGCGACGTCATCACGGTCCGCATCACCTCCAACCCGGGTGAGACCTTCCTCGATCGCATGATCGCTCTGGTGGAAGGCGCGGAACGACAGAAGACGCCGAACGAGATCGCGCTGAATATCTTGCTGGCCGGACTGACCATCATCTTTCTGCTAGCCGTGGTCACGCTGCAACCCTTCGCGATCTATTCCGCCGCACCGCAGACGGTCTTCGTTCTGGTCTCGCTGCTGGTCTGTCTGATTCCGACAACCATCGGAGGCCTGCTCTCGGCCATCGGCATCGCCGGTATGGATCGCCTGGTACAGCACAATGTGCTGGCGACCTCAGGACGTGCCGTGGAGGCCGCAGGCGACGTCAATACCCTTCTGCTGGACAAGACCGGAACCATCACCATCGGCAATCGCCAGGCGTCGGAGTTCGTACCCGCTTCAGGCGTAAAGGCCGAAGTGCTTGCCGATGCTGCCCAGCTCTCATCGCTCGCAGACGAGACTCCGGAAGGACGTTCTATCGTTGTTCTGGCGAAGGAGAAGTACAACCTTCGCGGACGCGAGCTGGGACAGATGCATGCTGAGTTCGTTCCCTTCTCCGCGACCACACGTATGAGTGGCATCGAGGTGGAAGGCAGAAGCATCCGTAAAGGAGCGGTCGACGCCATCGCCCGCTACCTGCAAGAGCACGGCTCGACGATGCCCGCCGAGGTGCGCGCAGCCGTGGAGACGATCGCACGCAGCGGCGGCACCCCCCTGGTCGTTGCTGAGAACGGGACGGCTCTCGGCGTCATTCACCTGAAGGACGTTGTGAAAGGCGGCATGCGCGAGCGCTTCGATCAGCTTCGCGCCATGGGCATTCGCACGGTCATGATCACCGGCGACAATCCGTTGACCGCGGCAGCCATTGCGCGAGAGGCGGGCGTGGACGACTTCCTGGCGGAAGCGAAACCCAAGGACAAGATGGACCTGATCAAGCGCGAGCAGGCCGAAGGCAAGCTGGTGGCCATGACTGGCGACGGCACCAACGACGCTCCCGCACTCGCACAGGCCGACGTGGGCGTCGCCATGAACAGCGGTACGCAGGCGGCAAAAGAGGCAGGCAATATGGTCGACCTCGACAGCAACCCGACGAAGCTGATCGAGATTGTGGCCATCGGCAAACAGTTGCTGATGACCCGAGGCGCCCTGACCACCTTCTCCATCGCTAACGATGTGGCGAAGTACTTTGCCATCATTCCGGCAATGTTCGCGGGCTTCTTCCCGGTGCTGAATGCGTTGAACATCATGCACCTGCACAACGCGGAGTCAGCCATCCTTTCGGCCATCATCTTCAACGCACTGATCATCATTGCCCTGATTCCGCTGGCACTGCGCGGTGTCAGCTACCGGCCAATGTCCGCTGCCGCGCTGTTGCAGCGCAACCTGCTGGTGTATGGACTGGGCGGCATCATCGTACCGTTTGTCGGCATCAAGGTGATTGATATCGTCATCGTCGCCATGCATCTTGCATAG
- the kdpA gene encoding potassium-transporting ATPase subunit KdpA has protein sequence MSLNGWLQIVVFFAAVLLFTKPLGAYMARVFQRQRTPLDFIFGPCERLLYRLTGVNPEQEMSWGVYATAMLVFSAATLVLTYLVERLQHVLPLNPQHLPGVAPDLALNTAISFTTNTNWQSYVPESTMSYLTQMLGLATHNFWSAAVGLALAIAFIRGIARREMKTLGNFWVDLTRGTLWVLLPLSTIIALALVSQGVVQNLKPYDTVKLVEPQTVTGTDGKQTTVTTQTIAQGPVASQEAIKMLGTNGGGFFNANSAHPFENPTPLSNFLQILAIFLIPAALTATLGQMVGSPKHGWAVFAAMALLCFVGVLTCYWAEAHGNPLLHGVDQHVSALHSGGNMEGKEVRFGITNSALFATVTTDASCGAVNSMHDSFTPLGGMVPMVNILLGEVVFGGVGAGMYGMLVFVIVAVFIAGLMVGRTPEYLGKKIEAYDVQLSMLYVLIFPLLILGFAAVTVLMPHLGLSSLANHGPHGLSEILYAYTSATGNNGSAFAGLNANTHWYNYTLGIAMFFGRFMMIIPMLAIAGNLAGKKIVPASSGTFPVTTPLFTILLTAVIVIVGALTFFPALSLGPILEHLLLGAGQTF, from the coding sequence ATGTCTCTCAATGGCTGGCTTCAGATTGTCGTCTTCTTTGCCGCTGTCCTGCTGTTCACAAAACCTCTCGGCGCCTACATGGCGCGTGTCTTCCAGAGACAACGTACACCGCTTGATTTCATCTTCGGCCCATGCGAGCGTTTACTTTACCGCCTGACTGGAGTTAATCCCGAACAGGAGATGAGCTGGGGCGTTTACGCCACGGCCATGCTGGTCTTCAGCGCCGCAACGCTGGTGCTGACCTATCTGGTGGAACGGTTACAGCATGTACTGCCGCTGAACCCGCAGCACCTTCCAGGCGTAGCCCCAGACCTCGCGCTGAATACCGCAATCTCGTTCACTACGAATACGAACTGGCAATCGTATGTGCCCGAGTCCACGATGAGCTACCTGACCCAGATGCTGGGCCTGGCCACGCATAACTTCTGGTCGGCAGCGGTTGGGCTTGCCCTTGCAATCGCGTTCATTCGCGGCATTGCACGGCGCGAGATGAAGACTCTAGGCAACTTCTGGGTGGATCTGACGCGCGGAACGCTGTGGGTCCTGCTTCCGTTATCGACCATCATCGCGCTGGCCCTGGTCTCACAGGGTGTAGTCCAGAATCTCAAGCCGTACGACACAGTCAAGCTCGTCGAGCCGCAGACGGTCACCGGCACAGATGGGAAGCAGACCACCGTCACAACACAGACCATTGCACAGGGGCCGGTCGCATCGCAGGAAGCGATCAAGATGCTGGGAACCAACGGCGGCGGATTCTTCAATGCGAACAGCGCGCATCCGTTCGAGAATCCAACTCCGCTGTCCAATTTCCTGCAAATCCTGGCAATCTTCCTGATTCCCGCGGCTCTGACAGCGACGCTTGGCCAAATGGTGGGCTCTCCCAAACATGGATGGGCAGTCTTCGCCGCCATGGCACTCTTGTGTTTTGTTGGCGTGTTGACGTGCTACTGGGCGGAGGCACATGGCAATCCGCTGCTGCATGGTGTCGATCAGCACGTCTCCGCGTTGCACTCCGGCGGCAACATGGAGGGCAAAGAGGTACGCTTCGGCATCACCAACAGCGCGCTGTTTGCCACCGTCACTACCGATGCGAGCTGCGGCGCCGTGAACTCCATGCATGACAGCTTTACGCCCCTCGGCGGCATGGTGCCCATGGTGAACATCCTGCTTGGCGAGGTCGTCTTCGGCGGAGTCGGAGCAGGCATGTACGGCATGCTCGTCTTCGTCATCGTCGCGGTCTTCATTGCGGGCCTGATGGTAGGCCGGACTCCGGAGTATCTCGGCAAGAAGATCGAAGCCTACGATGTACAGCTCTCAATGCTGTACGTCCTGATCTTCCCGCTCCTGATTCTTGGCTTTGCCGCAGTCACGGTGCTGATGCCACATCTTGGCCTCAGCAGTCTTGCCAATCACGGACCCCACGGTCTGTCAGAGATCCTCTACGCCTATACATCGGCAACCGGCAATAACGGCTCTGCCTTCGCCGGCTTGAACGCCAACACGCACTGGTACAACTACACGCTGGGCATTGCGATGTTCTTCGGGCGCTTCATGATGATCATCCCGATGCTGGCGATTGCGGGCAACCTCGCCGGCAAGAAGATTGTCCCGGCGTCCTCCGGTACATTTCCGGTCACCACCCCGCTGTTCACGATTCTGCTGACCGCAGTCATCGTGATCGTCGGCGCTTTGACCTTCTTCCCTGCACTTTCACTGGGTCCGATTCTTGAGCATCTGCTGCTCGGCGCCGGACAGACTTTCTAA
- the kdpF gene encoding K(+)-transporting ATPase subunit F — translation MILNCVLLAIVVSLMAYLVYALLRPEKF, via the coding sequence ATGATTCTCAACTGCGTTCTTCTCGCCATTGTGGTTTCACTAATGGCGTATCTCGTTTACGCATTGCTTCGCCCGGAGAAGTTCTAA
- a CDS encoding outer membrane beta-barrel protein has translation MKILASTVAFLLLAAFPLTAQSAPDPSAARRAEIAELRAELARLAARLDALEKTEAASAATPVTSAAGTAAPASSAPTSSSSAAASTATPSTAVSASTPAPAPATVDDFLHGTTLGFGLDGYYGYNFNQPIGRANLLRVYDVTSNSFSINQASLVVERIPTIDSRFGGRLDLQFGQATETLQGSYANEQRAQVWRNLFQAYGSYLAPVGSGLQIDFGKFSSALGVEGNYTKDQIAYSRSFTFNYLPYYHMGVRANYNLTPKINVTYWLVNGAQQTEDFNGFKSQAFIFNFKPASTVSWNVNYYFGQEQRDVLPTDNPGAPTYPTQPGLPTTNITPAPNGRNHIFDTYATWNVTPKLTLVGEADYVISRVQQQSNPAHVAIGAAYIRYALPKDWSIGSRFEYFDDRGALFSGKTQALKEFTFVADHKLAPGMLARAEYRRDFSNQNFFTTDREGVLVKQQPTATLGLIFWWGNKQGQW, from the coding sequence ATGAAGATTTTGGCCAGCACCGTAGCGTTTCTCCTCCTCGCAGCCTTTCCGCTGACCGCACAATCAGCACCGGACCCTTCCGCCGCACGACGCGCTGAGATTGCGGAGCTGCGGGCAGAGCTTGCCCGCCTGGCAGCCCGGCTGGACGCCCTGGAAAAGACAGAAGCCGCCTCGGCAGCCACACCCGTCACATCTGCCGCGGGAACTGCGGCCCCGGCTTCCTCGGCGCCCACCTCCTCTAGTTCTGCTGCGGCTTCGACGGCAACGCCATCTACAGCAGTTTCCGCATCCACACCCGCGCCCGCCCCGGCTACCGTGGACGACTTTCTGCACGGCACAACGCTCGGCTTTGGCCTTGACGGCTACTACGGTTACAACTTCAACCAGCCCATCGGACGCGCCAACCTGCTGCGTGTCTACGATGTCACCAGCAATAGTTTCAGCATCAACCAGGCTTCCCTGGTCGTAGAGCGGATTCCAACCATCGACAGCCGTTTCGGCGGACGCCTCGACCTGCAGTTCGGCCAGGCGACGGAGACGCTGCAGGGCTCCTATGCGAACGAGCAGCGGGCGCAGGTCTGGCGCAACCTGTTTCAGGCATACGGCAGTTATCTTGCCCCGGTAGGAAGCGGCCTGCAGATCGATTTCGGCAAGTTTTCCAGCGCGCTGGGAGTAGAGGGGAACTACACCAAGGATCAGATCGCCTACTCTCGCTCGTTCACCTTCAACTACCTGCCCTATTACCACATGGGTGTCCGCGCGAATTACAACCTCACTCCGAAGATCAACGTCACGTACTGGCTGGTGAACGGCGCGCAGCAGACGGAAGACTTCAACGGCTTCAAGTCGCAGGCATTCATCTTCAACTTCAAACCCGCTTCCACTGTTTCCTGGAACGTGAACTATTACTTTGGCCAGGAGCAGCGCGACGTCCTGCCGACAGATAACCCGGGAGCACCGACCTATCCCACGCAGCCGGGCCTTCCCACGACCAACATCACGCCAGCGCCGAATGGACGGAACCACATCTTCGACACCTATGCGACGTGGAACGTAACCCCCAAGCTCACGCTGGTCGGCGAAGCGGATTACGTGATCAGCCGCGTGCAGCAGCAGTCAAACCCCGCGCATGTAGCCATTGGAGCAGCTTACATCCGTTATGCGCTGCCGAAGGACTGGAGTATCGGCAGCCGCTTTGAGTACTTCGACGACCGCGGAGCCCTGTTCAGTGGAAAGACACAGGCCCTGAAGGAATTCACCTTCGTCGCCGACCATAAGCTTGCGCCGGGCATGCTGGCCCGTGCTGAGTACCGCAGAGATTTTTCCAACCAAAACTTCTTCACCACAGACAGAGAGGGCGTGCTGGTCAAACAACAACCGACGGCAACGCTCGGACTTATCTTCTGGTGGGGTAACAAACAGGGTCAGTGGTAA
- a CDS encoding response regulator transcription factor: protein MSANILIVDDDPQILRMLRTSLQASGYAVNTALSGGSALSTIAQTVPDLLITDIAMPGMDGIELTKRVRETHTLPIIVLSVRDNDEAKVQALDEGADDYVTKPFRTPELLARVRAHLRRSHKAEDAPHPVLHVGHFEIDQDSHTVTMRGEHIHLSPKEFDLLLLFAKAPQKVLTHKNLLRAIWGVAGTNQPEYLRVLVAQLRKKIETEDSKYIQSEPWVGYRFNPEGRDDLL from the coding sequence ATGAGCGCCAATATTCTGATCGTGGACGACGATCCCCAGATCCTGCGCATGCTGCGTACTTCGCTGCAGGCCAGCGGATACGCCGTCAATACGGCTTTGAGCGGAGGATCCGCGTTATCAACGATCGCGCAGACGGTACCCGACCTCCTGATCACGGATATCGCCATGCCCGGCATGGATGGTATTGAGCTGACAAAGCGGGTTCGCGAGACCCACACGTTACCAATCATTGTGTTGAGCGTGCGGGACAATGACGAGGCCAAGGTGCAGGCTCTGGACGAGGGGGCAGACGATTACGTCACAAAACCCTTCCGCACCCCGGAGCTGCTGGCCCGTGTACGTGCCCATCTCCGCCGCAGCCATAAGGCAGAAGACGCGCCACACCCTGTGCTGCATGTCGGCCACTTCGAGATCGACCAGGACAGTCATACCGTTACCATGCGCGGTGAGCATATCCATCTCTCGCCGAAGGAGTTCGATCTGCTGCTCCTGTTCGCAAAGGCGCCGCAAAAGGTGCTTACCCACAAGAACCTGTTACGGGCGATCTGGGGCGTCGCCGGAACCAATCAGCCCGAATACCTGCGTGTACTGGTGGCCCAACTTCGGAAGAAGATCGAGACGGAAGACTCCAAGTACATCCAGAGCGAACCCTGGGTCGGCTACCGGTTCAACCCAGAGGGCCGGGATGATCTCTTATGA
- a CDS encoding universal stress protein, with protein MSDYRKSPEEWLKTSDTEKTRGRFKVFLGYAPGVGKTYAMLSEGVRRRSRGEDVVIGVVETHGRAGTLEMAGKLEQIPRKEIEYKGTIFTEMDVDAILARMPQVALVDELAHTNIEGSRTKKRYEDVLLLLENKIDVLSTINIQHVESLSMRVQALTGIKVHEQVPDWVLDQADEIVISDLTPEALITRMRRGDIYPSERVERALSNFFRQGNLIALREMALQRVTRAVDRTLDDYVKRKRLGPQWTVAERIAVCISANPEARDLIGRGARLAEALDGELYVLHVDSERDKEPERKKTLESHIQFATNLGATVVHLTGSSVASATAAFVKEQRITQALFGRSALHGLKKYLYYLAIQKFMSEAPHVDLHIITQESR; from the coding sequence TTGTCTGACTATCGCAAGTCTCCGGAAGAATGGCTAAAGACCAGTGACACGGAAAAAACACGCGGGCGCTTTAAGGTTTTTCTTGGATACGCACCGGGAGTTGGCAAGACCTACGCCATGCTGAGTGAAGGCGTGCGCCGGCGTAGCCGTGGAGAAGACGTTGTCATCGGCGTCGTGGAGACCCATGGCCGTGCCGGCACCCTGGAGATGGCCGGAAAGCTCGAGCAGATTCCCCGCAAAGAGATCGAATACAAAGGCACGATCTTCACCGAGATGGACGTTGACGCCATTCTTGCGCGTATGCCGCAGGTGGCTCTGGTGGACGAGCTGGCCCATACCAACATCGAGGGCAGCCGCACCAAAAAGCGGTATGAAGACGTTCTGCTGCTTCTGGAAAACAAGATCGATGTGCTGTCGACGATCAATATCCAACATGTCGAGAGCCTGAGCATGCGGGTGCAGGCCCTGACCGGCATCAAGGTACACGAGCAGGTCCCGGACTGGGTGCTGGATCAGGCAGACGAGATCGTGATCAGCGATCTGACGCCGGAGGCCCTGATCACGCGTATGCGCCGCGGCGATATCTATCCTTCAGAACGTGTCGAGCGAGCGCTCTCGAATTTCTTTCGCCAGGGGAACCTGATCGCCCTGCGCGAGATGGCGCTGCAGCGGGTAACCCGGGCGGTAGACCGCACGCTTGACGACTATGTCAAACGCAAGCGCCTTGGCCCCCAATGGACCGTGGCAGAGCGCATCGCTGTTTGTATCAGCGCAAACCCCGAGGCTCGCGACCTGATCGGGCGCGGCGCACGGCTTGCCGAAGCTCTGGACGGAGAGCTCTATGTCCTGCACGTCGACAGTGAACGTGATAAAGAGCCTGAGCGCAAAAAGACGCTGGAATCTCATATCCAGTTCGCCACGAATCTGGGCGCCACGGTGGTTCATCTAACCGGTAGCAGTGTTGCCTCTGCCACGGCGGCCTTCGTCAAGGAACAACGCATTACGCAGGCGCTGTTCGGACGCTCTGCTTTGCACGGTCTGAAAAAGTATCTGTACTATCTGGCTATTCAGAAGTTCATGTCGGAAGCGCCGCATGTGGACCTGCACATCATCACCCAGGAGTCTCGATGA
- a CDS encoding sensor histidine kinase: MNSRRIVAITRWTFSIVALTGIIFVYRHWLHVNPTTVALTLLLYILVLASTWSLRLAVVTSVLATLGYNFYFLPPVDTLTIADPQNWLALFSFLATALIGSRLSQKARDEAEEARVRQRELETLFALSREMLATDNVAALIDGVPRAVVATTKARSAVLYLLDEDLMFQAGTEQLSEHQRLYLREEAKDGSGISRTGDEVRVVLKVGVKPRGILMLRGAVLSDGALEAIGTIISVSLDRAKALENVAHSEATKESEHLRSLMIDSITHELRTPLTSIKGAASALLSDEIQKDEDRHELLTIIDQESDRINRLVSQAVEMAQLDARQVHMTFEPVDIGDVIFGAIKEVSWVEERNPIDVRIQQKEPVRADFEFLKKVLGNLLENAAKYSAEGSPIVLTAEVQGRKLAVSVADKGIGIDPHEQSLIFDRFYRAPIHNQRISGTGMGLSISRSIVEAHGGSIDVVSRPGEGSVFTFTVPLAA; the protein is encoded by the coding sequence ATGAACTCGCGCAGGATCGTCGCCATTACGCGCTGGACGTTCTCCATTGTCGCACTGACGGGGATCATCTTCGTCTATCGGCACTGGCTCCACGTCAATCCGACTACGGTCGCGCTTACGCTGTTGTTATACATCCTCGTGCTTGCCTCGACCTGGAGTCTGCGGCTCGCGGTCGTCACCTCGGTGCTGGCAACGCTGGGGTATAACTTCTATTTCCTTCCGCCGGTCGACACGCTTACCATCGCAGATCCACAGAACTGGCTTGCCTTGTTTTCCTTTCTGGCCACAGCGTTGATCGGCAGCCGTCTCTCTCAAAAAGCTCGGGACGAGGCAGAAGAAGCACGCGTGCGCCAAAGAGAGCTCGAAACGCTCTTCGCCCTCAGCCGCGAGATGCTGGCGACCGATAATGTTGCCGCCCTCATTGATGGAGTACCGCGGGCAGTAGTGGCGACGACCAAGGCTCGTTCTGCTGTTCTGTACCTGCTGGATGAGGACCTCATGTTCCAGGCGGGAACGGAACAGCTGTCTGAGCATCAGCGGCTCTATCTCCGAGAGGAAGCAAAGGATGGCAGCGGAATAAGCCGTACCGGGGATGAGGTCAGGGTTGTATTGAAGGTTGGCGTGAAGCCCCGCGGCATCCTCATGTTGCGGGGAGCCGTTCTCTCTGACGGCGCTCTTGAAGCGATCGGCACCATCATCTCCGTTTCTCTCGATCGCGCCAAGGCGCTCGAGAACGTAGCTCATAGTGAGGCCACCAAAGAGAGCGAGCATCTTCGCAGCCTGATGATCGATTCCATCACTCATGAATTGCGTACGCCGCTTACGTCTATCAAGGGAGCGGCGAGCGCGCTGCTCTCCGATGAAATCCAGAAAGACGAGGACAGGCACGAGCTGTTGACCATCATCGATCAGGAGAGCGATCGCATCAATCGTCTGGTCTCTCAGGCCGTAGAGATGGCGCAGCTCGACGCGCGCCAGGTCCATATGACCTTTGAGCCCGTGGATATCGGCGATGTCATCTTCGGCGCCATCAAGGAGGTTAGTTGGGTCGAGGAAAGAAATCCCATCGACGTGCGCATCCAGCAAAAGGAACCAGTACGCGCTGACTTCGAGTTTTTGAAGAAGGTGCTGGGCAATCTCCTCGAAAATGCAGCTAAATACTCCGCGGAAGGCAGCCCTATCGTTCTGACGGCCGAAGTGCAGGGCCGCAAACTGGCTGTCAGTGTCGCCGACAAGGGAATCGGCATCGATCCGCATGAACAGAGCCTGATCTTCGATCGTTTCTATCGCGCTCCGATTCACAACCAGAGAATCTCCGGTACAGGGATGGGGCTTTCGATCAGTCGCTCCATCGTAGAGGCACATGGCGGTTCTATCGATGTCGTCAGCCGGCCAGGTGAAGGATCGGTCTTTACCTTTACCGTTCCTTTGGCTGCGTAG